GTCTCAGGACTGGCTAAAGGGTGTGGAGTTTTCTAATTACCCATGGCTTACAGAAGTCTTTATCGTCGTCTTGATCATGCTGACGGCCAACTTATTCGTCGGACGACTGCTCAATAAGCTGGCGGAGAAATTTGCCAGAACGCACAACCTCTGGGACGACGCCTTGTTGCTGGCGTCTCGCAAGCCACTAATTCTGATGATTTGGGTCGTTGGTGCCAGTCACGTACTGGAGATTATTGGCGAAAGTACGGATGCGGATATCTTTTCGGCGCTACAGCCCTTCCGCGCGGTAGCGGTAATGGCGATTCTTGGCTGGTTTTTGGTCAAGCTGGTTCGAGAGATAGAAACAGGGATTCTGTCGCGGGAATATGGCGACGACGATGAGCCCATCGACCAGACAACCGTCATGGCGCTCGGCAAGCTGGTGCGCAGCGCGGTGATTATCGTCGTAGTGCTGATGATTCTGCAGAACCTTGGCTACAGTATCTCCGGGGTGTTGGCCTTTGGGGGTATCGGCGGGATCGCGGTGGGCTTTGCCGCCAAGGATTTGCTGGCGAATTTCTTCGGTGGGTTGATGGTGTATCTCGATCGCCCGTTTTCTGTCGGAGACTGGATTCGGTCCCCCGACAAGAATATTGAGGGGACAGTGGAAAATATCGGCTGGCGGCAAACCCGCATACGGACCTTTGATCAGCGTCCGCTTTATGTGCCGAATGCCACCTTCACGCAGATTTCGGTTGAAAATCCCTCGCGCATGTTGAACCGCCGCATATATGAAACTATCGGTGTGCGCTATGACGATGCGAAGCATATTCCGGCGATTATCAGCAAGGTCCGGGAAATGCTGGCCAACCACCCCGAAATTGATACCCGCAAGACACTGATCGTCAATTTCAACAGCTTTAATGCGTCTTCACTCGATTTCTTTGTGTATACCTTCACAAAGACGACGCAGTGGGTGAAATACCATGAAATTAAGCAGGACATCCTGCTGAACATTCTCGAGATTGTTCATGAGCTGGGGGCCGATGTGGCTTACCCAACCAGTACTATCAAAATGGACCCGGTACAAATAGAGCGTGTTGCTCGCGATGGCAGCGAAGCAGGAGACATTGAGAATGCCTAAAACGATTGCGGTGATCGGTGGAACGGGCTTGTGCGATTGGCCCGGCGCGGAGTTGTTGGGTACCCGCGAGGTGGAGACTGCCTACGGTGCCCCGAGCGCGCCGATTCATCAGATGAGATACAAGGGCGCGGAATTTCTGTTTCTGCCCCGTCACGGTGTGGGGCACTCGCTGCCGCCGCACGCGATCAACTACCGGGCCAATATTCAAGCGCTGAAAGACGCCGGTGCGGGTGAGATTATTGCAGTGAACGCAGTGGGTGGCATCAGTGAGCGCTTTGTTGCGGGGGTAATTGCCTTGCCGGAGCAGATTAATGATTACACTTGGGGGCGCGAGCACACGTTCTACGATGGCCGGGATGGCAATGTCCAACACATCGATTTTAGTTACCCCTATTGCGAAGAGTTACGCCTGCGATTGTGTGCCGCAGCCCAGACGGCGGATATTGATGTCGAGCCCTATGGTACCTATGCGGTAACACAGGGGCCGCGCCTGGAAACGGCGGCGGAAATTCAACGCTTGGCGCGAGACGGCAATGATATGGTGGGGATGACAGCCATGCCTGAGGCTGCGCTTGCCAGAGAGGCCGGGCTGGATTATGCCTCGGTGTGTCTGGTGGTTAATCCGGGTGCCGGATTGAGCGACACCCTGATTACGATGGAAGATATTCAGGCCGTTATCGATACCGGCATGCTGCAGGTCAAATCACTGCTGGCTCAGTGTATCCTCAGCCACGGTTGAAGTTTGGGGCTTGCTGATCATGATCAGCAGGCCAAACAGCGGGTTATCGATATAGTGAAGCTCATCGCTGCGCATGCGGCGTTCTTCACTCATCACTACGATCCGTTCTACCGGCTCGGCGCCTACCGGAATGACCGGTTGGCTGGGCGCGTTATCTTCAATACTCATGTCTGTGCCAGGGAATTCCACCAGTGCCTCCTGCGGGGGGAGGGTGTCTTCCTGCGGGATCTCCACTTCCTCGTCAATCGGCTGATGGCGGTTGGGCCGTCTGGGCAAGTAGTAATTGCCCTGCTGGTAGCCAAAGCGCGAAAGCCAGAGTTGTGGCTCGGCATACAGATAGCGCTCCAGCGCGATACGAACATAGCCTTCCAACTCATAGTGCTCGCCGTAGCGCTCCCCCCCTTGAATAAGAACCGCCGGTGCGCGTTTTCTGGGCTCTAAATCCTGTATCCAGCTCAGTTGGGTCAGTATGCGATAACGCGATGACAGCTTTAGAGAGCGCAGGGCCTTGGCAAACTGTGGGTGGTTGGTGCCGACACGGCTGAGGTTCGCTTCCCCTTGGTTGTTCAGCCGGACCCAGTCGTGGGGGTAGCGCAGGTGAAGATTGTCTGGCCAGACCTCGGCCTGTTGTGCGGCAGGATCGGTGTTGGCATAAACCACCAGATCGATCTGATAGCGCCCGTCGGGCTGAGCCAGCGCGCCCGCACTGAGCAGTGTGGCGAACAGGAGGGCGAAGAAGCGTTGGCGATGCATAGTGGGAATCTCTTTCCTTGTCACGAGAGGCGCTCGGCCTATGTTGTACTGGGTGCAAGCAGATCAAGCAAGCGTTCCACTGCCTCAATGCGCTGTTCTGCGGCCTCCGTCTGCTCTTTAAAGCGCAGCGCATTGGCGCCGTCGAGCTGGTAGCGTGCAGCATTTTTCTGCACCAGTTGCACAATGTTGATGGGCTCAACCTTTGTGTCGTCGGCAAACTCTATACGACCGCCCGCGCCGGATGCCTCGATTTTACTCAGGCCTATGGCGATAGCGCGCAACCGCAATTCAGCACAGCGGAACAGGTGTTTACAGGGCTCCGGCAACAGCCCGAACCGGTCGATCATTTCTACTTGCAGCTCCCGCAATTCGTCGCGGCTGTCGGCGCTGGCGACGCGCTTGTACAGCATCAGTCGCTCCTGGACATCCGGCAGATAATCATCGGGAATGAGGGCCGGAATACGCAGATTGACTTCAGTATGATCGCTCTGGTTGGACTCAAGGTCGACGGTTTTCCCGTCTTTAATGGCTTTCACCGCGCGATCCAGCATTTCCATATACAAGCTGAAACCGATGGAGTGAATCTGTCCGCTCTGGCCTTCTCCCAGCAGTTCCCCGGCGCCGCGAATTTCCATGTCGTGGGTAGCCAGTGTGAAGCCTGCGCCAAGGTCGTCTGCTTCGCTGATTGCCGTGAGGCGTTTTTCGGCGTCGCGGGTCAGTTGCTTCTGTGGTGGCGTCAGCAAATAGGCGTAGGCTTGGTGGTGGGAGCGACCGACGCGTCCCCGCAACTGGTGCAGTTGCGCCAGGCCAAATTTGTCGGCGCGCTCGATAATAATGGTGTTGGCATTCGGAACGTCGATGCCGGTTTCGATAATCGTCGAGCACAGCAGCACATTGTGCCGCTTGTGATAGAAGTCGCTCATCACCTGCTCAAGCTCGCGCTCGCGCATTTGGCCGTGGCCGATGCCAATGCGTAGATCGGGCAGCAGCGCCTGCAGGTCACGGGCGGTTTTCTCGATGGTTTTGACTTCATTGTGCAGGTAATACACCTGACCGCCGCGTAATACCTCTCGGAGAATGGCCTCTTTGATCAGTGCCTCATCGCGTTCGCGTACAAAGGTTTTTACCGACAGGCGCCGCGCGGGCGGCGTGGCAATGATCGAAAGGTCGCGAATGCCCGACATGGACATATTCAGTGTGCGGGGAATCGGGGTGGCCGTCAGGGTCAGCACATCGACTTCGGCACGAAGATTTTTCAATGCTTCTTTCTGGCGAACGCCAAAGCGGTGCTCTTCGTCGATGATCACCAATCCGAGATTGGCATAGCGAATGTCGCTGCTCAGCAGTTTGTGCGTGCCGATCAGGATATCAATCTTGCCTGCCTGCAAATCCTTGATCACGGCCTGTTGCTCGGCCGCGGTGCGGAAGCGCGACAGTACTTCTATTTTGAAGGGCCAGTCTGCAAAGCGGTCTCGGAAGGATTCGTAGTGCTGTTGAGCGAGCAGGGTGGTGGGGACCAGAATTGCCACCTGGCTGCTGTTCTGTACCGCAATAAAGGCGGCGCGCACCGCGACTTCCGTTTTGCCGAAGCCCACGTCGCCACAGACTAATCGGTCCATGGGTTGTTCGGAGCGCAAGTCTCTCAGAACAGCGTCGATAGCAGCTTGCTGATCCGGTGTTTCCTCGAAAGGGAAGGCGTCGGCAAATTGCTGATAGTCGTTATCAATGTCGAAGGCTCGGCCTTTGCGCGCTTCGCGCCGGGCATAGATGTCCAGCAATTCTGCCGCCACATCGCGAATTTTCTCTGCGGCTTTGCGTTTGCTGCGACTCCACTGGTCACTGCCCAGTTTGTGGAGCGGCGCGAGTTCGTCGTCGGCG
The window above is part of the Spongiibacter tropicus DSM 19543 genome. Proteins encoded here:
- a CDS encoding mechanosensitive ion channel family protein — protein: MLTANLFVGRLLNKLAEKFARTHNLWDDALLLASRKPLILMIWVVGASHVLEIIGESTDADIFSALQPFRAVAVMAILGWFLVKLVREIETGILSREYGDDDEPIDQTTVMALGKLVRSAVIIVVVLMILQNLGYSISGVLAFGGIGGIAVGFAAKDLLANFFGGLMVYLDRPFSVGDWIRSPDKNIEGTVENIGWRQTRIRTFDQRPLYVPNATFTQISVENPSRMLNRRIYETIGVRYDDAKHIPAIISKVREMLANHPEIDTRKTLIVNFNSFNASSLDFFVYTFTKTTQWVKYHEIKQDILLNILEIVHELGADVAYPTSTIKMDPVQIERVARDGSEAGDIENA
- a CDS encoding S-methyl-5'-thioinosine phosphorylase is translated as MPKTIAVIGGTGLCDWPGAELLGTREVETAYGAPSAPIHQMRYKGAEFLFLPRHGVGHSLPPHAINYRANIQALKDAGAGEIIAVNAVGGISERFVAGVIALPEQINDYTWGREHTFYDGRDGNVQHIDFSYPYCEELRLRLCAAAQTADIDVEPYGTYAVTQGPRLETAAEIQRLARDGNDMVGMTAMPEAALAREAGLDYASVCLVVNPGAGLSDTLITMEDIQAVIDTGMLQVKSLLAQCILSHG
- a CDS encoding CsiV family protein → MHRQRFFALLFATLLSAGALAQPDGRYQIDLVVYANTDPAAQQAEVWPDNLHLRYPHDWVRLNNQGEANLSRVGTNHPQFAKALRSLKLSSRYRILTQLSWIQDLEPRKRAPAVLIQGGERYGEHYELEGYVRIALERYLYAEPQLWLSRFGYQQGNYYLPRRPNRHQPIDEEVEIPQEDTLPPQEALVEFPGTDMSIEDNAPSQPVIPVGAEPVERIVVMSEERRMRSDELHYIDNPLFGLLIMISKPQTSTVAEDTLSQQ
- the mfd gene encoding transcription-repair coupling factor, with amino-acid sequence MIALPDSLQLSPQQSLNLGGIPPGSQALVASRLAQQLEQPLLMIASSTAEAYRLEQALQFYADGLDIKLLPDWETLPYDNFSPHEDIISERLRCLTEISSLQQGIVIAPITSLMQRIAPTDYVNGRSLQLTRGQQLDLADFRRDLEKRGYNNVNTVYQHGEYALRGAVLDIFPMGSPLPYRLDLLDDEIDSLRSFDPENQRSLEQVTRIDLLPGREFPLDDDGIAGFRRRWHERFNVDHRKCPVYQDVSSGIAPAGVEYYLPLFFEQCGSLFDYLPESIAVLRADGIEAAAEHYWQDIHHRYEQRSGDTQRPVLSPAELFIPVPELFAALKTYPRLRLSHEASSRPELNLASETLPPLDVDARASDPIRALRAYAETHRILLCAESAGRREALIDLLKRNHLHPATVDCWRDFADGTQALAITTAALEDSLAFSQPTPFAVVAEAQLFGRRVAQSRRRRKTTGNAEAVVRNLAELRIGAPVVHADHGVGRYLGLQRLDVDNESNEFLTLEYADGAKLYVPVSALQLISRYTGADDELAPLHKLGSDQWSRSKRKAAEKIRDVAAELLDIYARREARKGRAFDIDNDYQQFADAFPFEETPDQQAAIDAVLRDLRSEQPMDRLVCGDVGFGKTEVAVRAAFIAVQNSSQVAILVPTTLLAQQHYESFRDRFADWPFKIEVLSRFRTAAEQQAVIKDLQAGKIDILIGTHKLLSSDIRYANLGLVIIDEEHRFGVRQKEALKNLRAEVDVLTLTATPIPRTLNMSMSGIRDLSIIATPPARRLSVKTFVRERDEALIKEAILREVLRGGQVYYLHNEVKTIEKTARDLQALLPDLRIGIGHGQMRERELEQVMSDFYHKRHNVLLCSTIIETGIDVPNANTIIIERADKFGLAQLHQLRGRVGRSHHQAYAYLLTPPQKQLTRDAEKRLTAISEADDLGAGFTLATHDMEIRGAGELLGEGQSGQIHSIGFSLYMEMLDRAVKAIKDGKTVDLESNQSDHTEVNLRIPALIPDDYLPDVQERLMLYKRVASADSRDELRELQVEMIDRFGLLPEPCKHLFRCAELRLRAIAIGLSKIEASGAGGRIEFADDTKVEPINIVQLVQKNAARYQLDGANALRFKEQTEAAEQRIEAVERLLDLLAPSTT